One genomic segment of Impatiens glandulifera chromosome 6, dImpGla2.1, whole genome shotgun sequence includes these proteins:
- the LOC124941831 gene encoding metal tolerance protein B-like, giving the protein MSQTFANQEAEESQGMLMEMTEMTVERMEFIVPFQSPCNHVCCLSEKRHDKNLLAMKLYGIIFFYSVVMAVEIAGGMKAHSLAILTDAAHLLSDIAGFFISLLAIWASGWDATANHSFGFSRLEVLGALVSVQLIWLVSGILIFEAFDRILQETQKIDGRIMFATAAFGFLVNFITVIWIGHSHGHNHGHDHSHGHGHGHDHDHDHHHDQEHDYDHKHGDIEKCNDKEEEGEGEDSKSLVSGSDKNKTKNLNINLQGAYLHVMVDMIQSVGVMIAGLVIWVKPNWPVIDLICTLIFSLISLTTTIPMLKRLIYILMERTPNEVNVINLENGLKCIDGVSDVHDLHVWTITEGKNVMTCHVIVEPDFKSNEIILNIKEYCVKTFRIHHVTIQLETTS; this is encoded by the exons ATGTCTCAGACGTTCGCTAATCAAGAG GCAGAGGAGTCGCAGGGGATGCTCATGGAGATGACAGAAATGACTGTAGAAAGAATGGAATTTATTGTTCCGTTCCAATCTCCTTGTAATCATGTTTGTTGCTTATCTGAGAAAAGGCATGACAAGAATTTGTTGGCTATGAAACTATACGGTATTATCTTCTTTTACTCAGTGGTTATGGCGGTTGAGATAGCAGGAGGAATGAAGGCTCATAGCCTTGCTATTCTTACTGACGCAGCCCATTTGCTTTCTGACATAGCTGGATTCTTCATATCCTTGTTAGCCATATGGGCTTCAGGATGGGATGCCACAGCGAATCATTCATTTGGGTTCAGTCGGCTTGAGGTTCTTGGAGCTCTGGTTTCAGTTCAGCTTATATGGCTAGTTTCTGGGATCTTAATTTTTGAAGCTTTTGATAGGATTCTTCAAGAAACACAGAAAATAGATGGGAGGATTATGTTTGCAACTGCTGCATTTGGTTTCCTTGTTAATTTCATCACTGTTATATGGATCGGTCACAGTCATGGTCACAATCACGGACACGATCACAGTCACGGTCATGGTCACGGTCACGATCATGATCACGATCATCATCATGATCAGGAACACGATTATGATCACAAACATGGAGACATAGAGAAATGCAATGATAAAGaggaagaaggagaaggagaagattCAAAGAGTCTTGTATCTGGTTCAGACAAAAACAAGACTAagaatttaaacataaatcttcAAGGGGCATACCTACATGTGATGGTTGACATGATTCAATCTGTTGGTGTGATGATCGCTGGATTGGTTATATGGGTGAAGCCGAATTGGCCTGTGATTGACTTGATCTGTACACTTATCTtttcattaatttcattaacaACCACCATACCGATGCTGAAAAGATTGATCTACATATTGATGGAGAGAACACCAAATGAAGTGAATGTCATTAACTTGGAGAATGGATTGAAATGTATTGATGGTGTTAGTGATGTTCATGATCTGCATGTTTGGACAATCACAGAAGGGAAAAATGTGATGACTTGTCATGTGATTGTTGAGCCGGATTTCAAgtcaaatgaaataattttgaatattaagGAGTATTGTGTAAAAACATTTAGAATTCATCATGTGACAATACAATTGGAGACAACATCATAG
- the LOC124943538 gene encoding zinc finger MYM-type protein 5-like, whose amino-acid sequence MPPIRKQLSRAEKRKKKQKEDALIQSQVEALISIFTSDQIVEQVNQNDIDDKLNDREHGELNELRNEDIKQSENENDVSMPKSDTDGDINQKILFPLNVDDPGNWDKMQNIRDFLVERGPKRYDDILFPLDNTGRHFNSSHYKRQLTKGEESDRRWLVYSISMNKIFCFCCKLFKTQRTMAKLGYLADEGYKD is encoded by the coding sequence ATGCCTCCTATAAGAAAACAATTGTCTAGggcagaaaaaagaaagaaaaaacaaaaggaaGATGCTTTAATTCAAAGCCAAGTGGAAGCCTTAATAAGTATTTTCACAAGCGATCAAATAGTAGAGCAAGTGAACCAGAATGACATCGATGATAAGTTGAATGATCGGGAACATGGTGAATTGAATGAACTTCGCAATGAAGACATAAAACAGTCTGAAAATGAGAACGATGTAAGTATGCCTAAAAGTGACACTGatggagatataaatcaaaagatTTTGTTTCCTTTAAATGTTGATGATCCAGGAAATTGGGACAAAATGCAAAATATTAGAGACTTTTTGGTTGAAAGAGGTCCTAAAAGAtatgatgatattttgtttcCTCTTGATAATACTGGAAGACATTTCAATTCATCACATTATAAGAGACAATTGACAAAAGGTGAGGAAAGTGACAGAAGATGGTTAGTGTACTCTATTTCTATGAACAAGATCTTCTGTTTTTGTTGCAAGTTATTCAAAACTCAGAGAACCATGGCGAAACTTGGTTATCTGGCTGACGAAGGATACAAAGATTAG